ATCGCCGGATAGCTGGCGGCGTAGGCCGACAGGGTGGCGCCGTCACCGCCGTCGACGAGGTTGACCTCGTCGACCTTGACCCGGCGCGCGGCCTTGGTGACCTCGCCGAAGATCGCGTCGAGGTTCTGGAGGACGAACATGTCCATCGCCTTGCCCTGGCTGTCGCGCCAGGCGCCGGCGACCTCGGCCAGCGCGCGGGCCATGGCCTCGCCGTCCGCCGAGATGGTCGCGGCCTGACCGGCGGCGAGCAGCTCGCGGACCTGGCGCTCGATCTCGGCCGGGATCGTGACGTCGGCGGCCAGGCGCAGCTGCTCGAGCTCGCCGCGGATCTCCTGCAGCTCCTTCTCGGCCTCGGCCCGAGCCTGGTGGGCGGCGGCCTCGGCCCGCTGCTCCTCGGACGCCGCCTGGCCGTCGAGCTCAGCCTTGATCTGGCGCAGCTCGTTCTGCTTCTGCTGGACCATGGCCTCGGCGTTGGTGATCGCGACCTGGGCCCGGGCCCCGGCCGCGGCCTCGGCCTCCTGGGCGGTGCGCATCGCGTCGGACTCCGCGACCTCGGCCACCCGCAGGATCTCGGCGAGCCGCTGCCGGCCGATGCTCTCGAGGTAGTTGCGGTCGTCGGCGACGTGCTGGATCTTGAGGGTGTCGAGGTGGAGGCCGAGCTTCTGGAGATCGCGCTCGGCGCTGGCCAGGAGCTGCTTGGCGAACTTGAGCCGGTCCTCGTTGACCTCCTCGGGCGTGAGCGACGACAGCACCTCGCGCAGGTGGCCCTCGAGGGTCTCCTTGGCGACCCGGCCGATCTCGGCCCGCTTGGTGTCCATGAACCGCTCGATGGCGTTGCCCATGAACCGGGGGTCGGTGGTGACCTTGACGTTGGCGACCGCGTTGACCGTGAGCGGGATGCCGCCCTCGGAGTAGGCCCCGCTGATCGACATCGGCACCGAGATGTTGGCGACGTCCATCCGCCGGACGCTCTCGATCACCGGCACCCGCCAGCCGCGCCCGCCGTGGACCACCCGGAAGCCGACCGCGCGGCCGTCCCCGGTCGTGCGGTTGCGCCCCGAGAAGATCAGGATCTGGTTGGGCGGACAGATGTGGAGCAACGAGCGCGCGGCGGCGATGATCAGCAGCACCACCGCGAGCCCGCCCGAGACGCCGTAGAGCAGCGCCGGCGGGACCTTGTCGATCAGATCAGGGACAGTCATGGCTTCCTCCTCACCCGGTGTGGCGGCGCAACCCCGCGTCGCCCTCGGGTGGAGAGTAGTCCCTGGCGTCGTCGTCGGC
The sequence above is a segment of the Myxococcales bacterium genome. Coding sequences within it:
- a CDS encoding flotillin family protein; the protein is MTVPDLIDKVPPALLYGVSGGLAVVLLIIAAARSLLHICPPNQILIFSGRNRTTGDGRAVGFRVVHGGRGWRVPVIESVRRMDVANISVPMSISGAYSEGGIPLTVNAVANVKVTTDPRFMGNAIERFMDTKRAEIGRVAKETLEGHLREVLSSLTPEEVNEDRLKFAKQLLASAERDLQKLGLHLDTLKIQHVADDRNYLESIGRQRLAEILRVAEVAESDAMRTAQEAEAAAGARAQVAITNAEAMVQQKQNELRQIKAELDGQAASEEQRAEAAAHQARAEAEKELQEIRGELEQLRLAADVTIPAEIERQVRELLAAGQAATISADGEAMARALAEVAGAWRDSQGKAMDMFVLQNLDAIFGEVTKAARRVKVDEVNLVDGGDGATLSAYAASYPAIVGRLMGEVQATLGIDISRVITGAPTAQPALAASQG